A part of Chanos chanos chromosome 9, fChaCha1.1, whole genome shotgun sequence genomic DNA contains:
- the LOC115821773 gene encoding early nodulin-75-like, producing MLQHLRQSDIQDKSSHSITLKIPHHCTPVTLKIPHHCTPVTLKIPHHCTLITLKIPHHCTLITPKIPHHCTPITLKIPHHCTPVTLKIPHHCTPVTLKIPHHCTPITLKIPHHCTPVTLKIPHHCTPVTLKIPHHCTPITLKTPHHCTPVTLKIPHHCTPVTLKVPHHCTPITLKTPHHCTPVTLKIPHHCTPVTLKVPHHCTPITLKTPHHCTPITLKTPHHCTPVTLKIPHRCTSITLKVPHRCSLITLKIPHHCPLITLKIPHHCTPITLKVPHHCTLITLKISHHCTPITLKIPHHCTLITPKIPHHCTLITLKIPHHCTLITPKTPHHRTQITLKTFTRYMVLLQT from the exons ATGCTTCAGCACCTCA GACAAAGTGATATACAGGACAAGTCATCCCACAGCATCACACTCAAgatcccacaccactgcaccccAGTCACACTCAAgatcccacaccactgcaccccAGTCACACTCAAgatcccacaccactgcaccctAATCACACTCAAgatcccacaccactgcaccctTATCACACCCAAgatcccacaccactgcaccccAATCACACTCAAgatcccacaccactgcaccccAGTCACACTCAAgatcccacaccactgcaccccAGTCACACTCAAgatcccacaccactgcaccccAATCACACTCAAgatcccacaccactgcaccccAGTCACACTCAAgatcccacaccactgcaccccAGTCACACTCAAgatcccacaccactgcaccccAATCACACTCAAGACCCCACATCACTGCACCCCAGTCACACTCAAgatcccacaccactgcaccccAGTCACACTCAAGgtcccacaccactgcaccccAATCACACTCAAGACCCCACATCACTGCACCCCAGTCACACTCAAgatcccacaccactgcaccccAGTCACACTCAAGgtcccacaccactgcaccccAATCACACTCAAGACCCCACATCACTGCACCCCAATCACACTCAAGAccccacaccactgcaccccAGTCACACTCAAGATCCCACACCGCTGCACCTCAATCACACTCAAGGTCCCACACCGCTGCTCCCTAATCACACTCAAGATCCCACACCACTGCCCCCTAATTACACTCAAgatcccacaccactgcaccccAATCACACTCAAGgtcccacaccactgcaccctAATCACACTCAAGATCTCACACCACTGCACCCCAATCACACTCAAgatcccacaccactgcaccctAATCACACCCAAgatcccacaccactgcaccctAATCACACTCAAgatcccacaccactgcaccctTATCACACCCAAGACCCCACACCACCGCACCCAAATCACACTCAAGACTTTCACTAGG TATATGGTCTTGTTGCAAACTTAG